From a region of the Tenggerimyces flavus genome:
- a CDS encoding SDR family NAD(P)-dependent oxidoreductase codes for MTRTVVVTGGGTGIGRATALRFAAAGDDVYVTGRRPEPLAETVALALKAGATGTVESVLCDSSSAEQLRALVAQLPDTVDVLVNNAGGNTDFDAADGEGLEALAETWLTNFRANVLTAVLTTEALADKLADNGAVVSIGSIAADKGAGSYGAAKAALASWNVYVAGVLGERGITANVVSPGYIGETEFFRDRMTAQRRETLIAATKNGRAGEPDDVAETIFFLASPGGRHLSAQVLNVNGGAQTTR; via the coding sequence ATGACGAGGACTGTGGTGGTGACCGGCGGTGGGACCGGGATCGGGCGCGCGACGGCTCTGCGCTTCGCGGCGGCTGGAGACGACGTCTACGTGACCGGGCGGCGGCCGGAGCCATTGGCGGAGACCGTCGCGCTCGCGCTCAAGGCGGGCGCGACGGGGACCGTCGAGTCGGTGCTCTGCGACTCGTCGTCGGCCGAGCAGCTGCGGGCCCTGGTCGCCCAGCTGCCCGACACGGTAGACGTTCTGGTCAACAACGCGGGCGGCAACACCGACTTCGACGCCGCTGACGGCGAGGGGCTCGAGGCACTCGCGGAGACCTGGCTGACGAACTTCCGAGCGAACGTTCTCACCGCCGTCCTCACCACCGAGGCACTCGCGGACAAGCTCGCCGACAACGGCGCGGTGGTCTCGATCGGCTCGATCGCCGCGGACAAGGGCGCCGGTTCGTACGGGGCGGCCAAGGCCGCGCTCGCCTCCTGGAACGTCTACGTCGCCGGCGTCCTCGGCGAGCGCGGCATCACCGCGAACGTCGTCTCTCCGGGCTACATCGGCGAGACGGAGTTCTTCCGCGACCGGATGACCGCCCAGCGCCGCGAGACGCTGATCGCGGCGACCAAGAACGGCCGCGCCGGCGAGCCCGACGACGTCGCGGAGACGATCTTCTTCCTCGCCTCTCCCGGCGGCCGGCACCTCAGCGCGCAGGTGCTGAACGTGAACGGCGGCGCGCAGACGACCAGGTGA
- a CDS encoding peptidoglycan-binding protein, giving the protein MRTRRRTLLITAGAAVASLGVGLFAGSRMESPADAAAKTAPPKASDITVPVEKRTLKSQVVTRADASYAGSVDLKIEAGGGEGASQPIVTGRVPAVGSEIRTGQVVLEVTGRPVLALVGALPMYRSLRPGMSGPDVQQLEKLLDQLGRDPGTVDKKYTAATGRAVAELFRRAGYEPPAADEQTTAAVDTAKQTVKGAQEAVNGARSALRAAQKGPTEGEKVQAQNAVDQAKRALSAAKRAGDATAIADAEDALRLAKAQLRDLLKPKDVSSERAAYNSATDALEEAQDALDGAEEAAGTPLPAAEVVFVPSLPRRVDKVTAKVGQAVGESLMSVSGATLVLTANVDAETRALLKVGMKATLGLGDEDLPATISTIREAESTDNGDSGDEGDGGDGGDGGDGGDGGDGEASGFDVVLKPGKLNPTQVELLRQANVKVTIPVNSTKGDVLVVPVAALSARPDGGSRVQVKRADGTAEELRVSVGLAADGYAEIRPLQGSLKEGDLVVVGR; this is encoded by the coding sequence ATGCGGACACGTAGACGTACGTTGCTCATCACCGCGGGGGCAGCGGTAGCGTCGCTCGGAGTCGGCCTGTTCGCCGGCTCGCGCATGGAGTCCCCCGCCGACGCGGCGGCGAAGACCGCGCCGCCGAAGGCGTCGGACATCACCGTCCCCGTGGAGAAACGCACGCTGAAGAGCCAGGTCGTCACCCGGGCGGACGCCTCGTACGCCGGCAGCGTCGACCTGAAGATCGAGGCCGGTGGCGGCGAGGGCGCGAGCCAGCCGATCGTCACCGGTCGCGTTCCCGCGGTGGGCTCGGAGATCAGGACCGGTCAGGTCGTGCTCGAGGTGACCGGCCGTCCGGTACTCGCGTTGGTCGGAGCGCTGCCGATGTACCGGTCGCTGCGGCCGGGCATGTCGGGGCCGGACGTTCAGCAGCTGGAGAAACTGCTCGACCAGCTCGGGCGGGATCCGGGCACGGTCGACAAGAAGTACACCGCCGCCACGGGACGCGCGGTCGCCGAGCTGTTCCGGCGGGCGGGGTACGAGCCGCCCGCCGCGGACGAGCAGACCACGGCCGCCGTCGACACCGCCAAGCAGACCGTGAAGGGCGCGCAGGAAGCGGTGAACGGCGCGCGTTCGGCACTCCGGGCGGCGCAGAAGGGGCCGACCGAGGGCGAGAAGGTGCAAGCCCAGAACGCGGTCGACCAGGCGAAGCGGGCCCTGAGCGCGGCGAAGAGGGCCGGGGACGCCACCGCGATCGCCGACGCCGAAGACGCGCTGCGGTTGGCGAAAGCCCAGCTGCGGGACCTGCTGAAGCCGAAGGACGTCTCGAGCGAACGGGCCGCGTACAACTCCGCCACCGACGCGTTGGAGGAGGCGCAAGACGCGCTTGACGGGGCCGAGGAAGCGGCGGGAACTCCGTTGCCTGCCGCGGAAGTCGTCTTCGTTCCGAGCCTGCCCCGTCGGGTCGACAAGGTGACCGCGAAGGTCGGCCAGGCGGTCGGCGAGTCGCTCATGTCGGTCAGCGGGGCGACGCTCGTTCTCACCGCGAACGTCGACGCGGAGACCCGCGCGTTGTTGAAGGTCGGCATGAAGGCGACGCTCGGGCTCGGCGACGAGGACCTCCCCGCGACCATCTCGACCATCAGGGAAGCCGAGAGCACCGACAACGGCGACAGCGGCGACGAGGGCGATGGTGGGGACGGCGGTGACGGGGGCGATGGCGGCGACGGAGGGGACGGCGAGGCGTCCGGGTTCGACGTCGTGCTCAAGCCCGGCAAGCTCAACCCGACGCAGGTGGAGCTGCTGCGCCAGGCCAACGTCAAGGTGACGATCCCGGTGAACAGCACCAAGGGTGACGTCCTGGTCGTTCCGGTCGCGGCACTGTCCGCGCGGCCGGACGGGGGGTCGCGCGTGCAGGTCAAGCGCGCGGACGGAACGGCCGAGGAGCTCCGCGTGTCCGTGGGCCTCGCGGCCGACGGGTATGCCGAGATCAGGCCGCTGCAAGGGAGCCTGAAAGAGGGCGACCTCGTCGTGGTGGGTCGATGA
- a CDS encoding ABC transporter ATP-binding protein — protein sequence MVEVSRSFPGPPEVQAVRAVDLTIESGDYISIVGPSGSGKSTLLHLLGLLDRPSSGTYRLDGVDVSTLSERQRASLRGERIGFVFQAFHLLAHRTVLENVALSMLYSRVGRKERLDRARTALERVGLGHRMDFEPTTLSGGERQRVAIARALVSRPSLLLADEPTGNLDSQNAEAILAVFDELHRDGITIAVITHDVGVSNHARRRVRIVDGQLTEAVGGAVG from the coding sequence ATGGTCGAGGTCAGCAGGTCGTTCCCCGGCCCACCCGAGGTCCAGGCCGTACGCGCGGTGGACCTGACGATCGAGAGCGGTGACTACATCTCGATCGTCGGTCCCTCCGGCTCCGGCAAGTCCACGTTGCTGCACCTGTTGGGGCTGCTGGATCGCCCGTCCTCGGGGACGTACCGGCTCGACGGCGTCGACGTGAGCACGCTGTCCGAACGGCAGCGCGCCTCGCTGCGCGGCGAGCGGATCGGCTTTGTCTTCCAGGCCTTTCACCTGCTCGCGCATCGCACGGTGTTGGAGAACGTCGCGCTCTCGATGCTCTACTCGCGCGTCGGGCGGAAGGAGCGGCTGGACCGCGCCCGGACCGCGCTGGAACGGGTCGGGCTGGGGCATCGGATGGACTTCGAGCCGACCACGTTGTCCGGTGGCGAACGGCAGCGGGTGGCGATCGCTCGTGCGCTCGTCTCGCGACCCAGCCTGCTGCTCGCCGACGAGCCGACCGGCAACCTGGACAGCCAGAACGCGGAGGCGATCCTCGCCGTGTTCGACGAGCTGCATCGCGACGGCATCACGATCGCGGTCATCACCCACGACGTCGGGGTGAGCAACCACGCCCGCCGTCGGGTGCGGATCGTCGACGGTCAACTCACCGAAGCGGTCGGAGGGGCAGTCGGATGA
- a CDS encoding GNAT family N-acetyltransferase — MSNDPNVDIRHVDAEEWHSLSVLLHGYAFGESPTAPDQSDSWREGEKYREDNTRLAAFVKGEPAAAVVGMPMRQNLRGLVVPMLGVSGVATHPAARRQGHVRKLLTQLHGELRDSGHVTSTLYPFSESFYERFGYVGFPKARSIRLRTDGLQPLLKRELPGEITFHRIGAAFDEYYAATELLLGERHGFGRRGRKSAQQLGDDDKEWLVFARHEGEVVGVFRYRTLGHGATIAGREFLYRTPVGRALLLQWLARHLEFDSFTFTLPPDDRPDVWYTDLAYADETRIQAPSMSAPMGRVLSVPGLSGMSAGSASITVKIDDDPFVGGTWTLSGTGGVLDVKEGGTPSAQLTSHGLAALVYGVLDPVDLPLRGYGEVSNEAAATLRTLFPAATPFLFEQF; from the coding sequence GTGAGCAACGACCCGAACGTTGACATCCGGCACGTCGACGCGGAGGAGTGGCATTCGCTGTCGGTCCTCCTGCACGGCTACGCATTCGGCGAATCGCCAACCGCACCGGATCAATCGGACAGTTGGCGCGAAGGCGAGAAGTACCGCGAGGACAACACGAGGCTCGCGGCCTTCGTGAAGGGCGAGCCGGCGGCAGCTGTCGTCGGCATGCCCATGCGGCAGAACCTCCGCGGCCTCGTCGTGCCGATGCTCGGCGTCAGCGGCGTCGCGACGCATCCGGCCGCGCGGCGCCAGGGGCACGTACGGAAGTTGCTCACCCAACTGCACGGCGAGCTGCGCGACTCGGGCCACGTGACGAGCACGCTGTACCCGTTCAGCGAGTCGTTCTACGAGCGGTTCGGGTACGTCGGCTTCCCAAAGGCGCGCTCGATCCGGCTCCGGACGGACGGCCTGCAGCCGTTGCTGAAGCGCGAGCTGCCGGGCGAGATCACGTTCCACCGGATCGGGGCGGCGTTCGACGAGTACTACGCGGCGACCGAGCTGCTGCTCGGCGAACGACATGGCTTCGGTCGGCGCGGCCGCAAGAGCGCCCAGCAGCTCGGCGACGACGACAAGGAATGGCTCGTGTTCGCCCGGCACGAGGGCGAGGTCGTCGGGGTGTTCCGGTACCGCACGCTCGGGCACGGCGCCACGATCGCGGGCCGCGAGTTCCTGTACCGCACCCCGGTCGGGCGAGCCCTGCTGCTGCAGTGGCTGGCGCGGCACCTGGAGTTCGACTCGTTCACGTTCACGCTGCCGCCGGACGACCGACCCGACGTCTGGTACACCGACCTCGCGTACGCCGACGAGACCCGGATCCAGGCGCCGTCGATGAGCGCGCCGATGGGGCGGGTGCTCTCGGTGCCGGGACTGTCCGGGATGTCGGCGGGCTCGGCCTCGATCACGGTCAAGATCGACGACGACCCGTTCGTCGGAGGGACGTGGACGCTGTCCGGGACTGGCGGCGTGCTCGACGTCAAGGAAGGCGGTACGCCGAGCGCGCAGCTGACCTCGCACGGGCTCGCGGCGCTGGTGTACGGCGTCCTCGACCCGGTCGACCTGCCGCTGCGCGGGTACGGCGAGGTTTCGAACGAGGCCGCCGCCACGCTACGGACGCTGTTCCCGGCGGCGACCCCGTTCCTGTTCGAGCAGTTCTAG
- a CDS encoding PhzF family phenazine biosynthesis protein, whose protein sequence is MAELTYEIVDVFTDQAFAGNPLAVVLGADSLSGSQLQTLAREFNLSETVFPLRPTVAGADYRVRIFTPAAELPFAGHPCVGCAVTLARLGLLEHGTRVQECGAGLIPMEVLGNQATLSGGPVSVGPELSPSPLLSVVGLMESDFVGPAPRTTSAGIPHTFLSVSPSSVSRAVLDLAASREHDVPRVTVFSWNAEARRSHARMFDPGHGVLEDPATGSSALAFGVYLVASGLVPPSGETPYGIDQGAEMGRPSLLCCTVEAENGLATRTTVTGQVVPIARGTIRIP, encoded by the coding sequence ATGGCCGAGTTGACGTACGAGATCGTGGATGTCTTTACAGATCAGGCATTTGCGGGCAATCCGCTCGCTGTGGTGTTGGGTGCTGACTCCCTGTCTGGCTCGCAGCTCCAGACATTGGCGCGGGAGTTCAACCTGTCCGAGACGGTCTTTCCGCTGCGTCCTACTGTGGCGGGCGCTGACTATCGGGTGCGGATCTTCACGCCTGCCGCGGAGTTGCCGTTCGCGGGGCACCCGTGCGTGGGTTGCGCCGTGACGTTGGCGCGGCTGGGCCTTCTCGAGCACGGGACGCGGGTGCAGGAGTGCGGGGCGGGACTGATTCCCATGGAGGTGTTGGGGAACCAGGCGACGTTGAGCGGTGGCCCGGTGTCCGTGGGGCCTGAACTCTCACCTTCGCCACTGCTTTCCGTCGTGGGGCTTATGGAATCGGACTTCGTGGGGCCAGCGCCACGTACGACCTCGGCGGGAATCCCCCACACCTTCCTGTCCGTATCGCCGTCGTCCGTCTCGCGCGCTGTTCTCGATCTGGCGGCCTCGCGTGAGCACGACGTCCCGCGGGTGACGGTCTTCTCCTGGAACGCCGAAGCCCGCCGCTCCCACGCCCGCATGTTCGACCCCGGCCACGGCGTCCTCGAAGACCCCGCCACCGGCTCCAGCGCCCTAGCCTTCGGCGTCTACCTGGTCGCCTCCGGCCTCGTGCCCCCGTCCGGCGAAACGCCGTACGGCATCGACCAAGGAGCCGAAATGGGCCGCCCCTCCCTGCTCTGCTGCACAGTAGAAGCAGAGAACGGCCTGGCCACCCGCACCACAGTCACCGGCCAAGTAGTCCCCATAGCCCGAGGCACCATCCGCATCCCCTGA
- a CDS encoding FAD-binding oxidoreductase has protein sequence MTVKEEELRAAANGFAGELVFASDPAYDEVRKVWNGAIDRRPALIARCTTPDDVAAALRLARANDLPIAIRGGGHSIPGLSVVDDGVVVDLSLMRKVVVDAERKIAVAEGGALLADLDGATAAHGLQTTGGLVSHTGIAGLTLGGGMGWLARKHGLACDNLLEVELVTAEGKLVTANKDENPDLFWAVRGGGGNFGVVTKFTYQLHELGPVVFAGSAMYDGKDAPALFRHYLEFGKTAPDEVGQVLVFSTAPPAPFVPEHLQGKPIVILAACYAGPADEGERVLAPLRENGVTPFMDMFQAMPYPVLQQTIDPMSEHGVGRYLKASLHETIDDATIDMLIDHKLTAPTPFAMVMLTAVGGAISRVPVEATAYAPRSASWAIEFHADWHPGQDPTPARDWARGGAEKLPAPVVGTYVNFLTDEGAQTAYPTETYVRLQQVKKAWDPDNVFRLNQNVVPA, from the coding sequence ATGACTGTCAAAGAAGAAGAGCTGCGCGCAGCCGCGAACGGGTTCGCCGGAGAGCTGGTCTTCGCCAGCGATCCCGCGTACGACGAGGTCCGCAAGGTCTGGAACGGAGCCATCGACCGGCGCCCCGCGCTCATCGCCCGCTGCACCACGCCCGACGACGTCGCCGCGGCCCTCCGCCTCGCCAGGGCAAACGACCTGCCGATCGCCATCCGCGGCGGCGGACACAGCATCCCCGGCCTGTCCGTGGTCGACGACGGCGTCGTGGTCGACCTCAGCCTGATGCGCAAGGTCGTCGTCGACGCCGAGCGCAAGATCGCCGTCGCCGAAGGCGGCGCGCTGCTCGCCGACCTCGACGGCGCCACGGCGGCGCACGGCCTGCAGACCACCGGCGGCCTGGTCTCCCACACCGGCATCGCCGGCCTGACGCTCGGCGGCGGCATGGGCTGGCTCGCCCGCAAGCATGGCCTGGCCTGCGACAACCTGCTCGAGGTCGAGCTCGTCACCGCCGAGGGCAAGCTCGTCACGGCCAACAAGGACGAGAACCCCGACCTGTTCTGGGCCGTCCGCGGCGGCGGGGGCAACTTCGGCGTCGTCACGAAGTTCACCTACCAGCTGCACGAGCTCGGCCCCGTGGTCTTCGCGGGCTCGGCGATGTACGACGGCAAGGACGCGCCCGCGCTGTTCCGGCACTACCTCGAGTTCGGCAAGACCGCTCCGGACGAGGTCGGCCAGGTCCTGGTCTTCAGCACCGCGCCGCCCGCGCCGTTCGTCCCCGAGCACCTCCAGGGCAAGCCGATCGTGATCCTCGCCGCCTGCTACGCCGGTCCCGCCGACGAGGGCGAGCGCGTGCTGGCGCCGCTGCGCGAGAACGGCGTCACGCCGTTCATGGACATGTTCCAGGCGATGCCGTACCCGGTCCTGCAGCAGACGATCGACCCGATGTCCGAGCACGGCGTCGGGCGCTACCTCAAGGCCTCGCTGCACGAGACCATCGACGACGCGACGATCGACATGCTGATCGACCACAAGCTGACCGCGCCCACGCCGTTCGCCATGGTGATGCTCACCGCGGTCGGCGGCGCGATCTCGCGCGTCCCGGTCGAAGCGACGGCGTACGCGCCGCGGTCGGCGAGCTGGGCGATCGAGTTCCACGCCGACTGGCACCCCGGCCAGGACCCCACCCCCGCCCGCGACTGGGCGAGAGGCGGCGCGGAGAAGCTGCCGGCGCCGGTCGTCGGGACGTACGTCAACTTCCTCACCGACGAGGGCGCGCAGACCGCGTACCCGACCGAGACCTACGTGCGGCTGCAGCAGGTCAAGAAGGCGTGGGACCCCGACAACGTCTTCCGCCTGAACCAGAACGTCGTGCCCGCGTAG
- a CDS encoding ABC transporter permease, which produces MSQFGFKVGGERKRRLPRPFGWLRARFANASGTKSSRLSMRDLFDEALSGIAARPARLILTTVGTVLGIAALVATMAVGQTAAGQIQGRFDAAAATRIVVKPGEQSGPDGQTQAAGKLPWDAPERVKRLNGVAASGTVSEVNLDGELTRSLPFVDPKSDDKQDVPMLASSGGTFDAVHAKLQGGRFFDEGHDKRGDPVALLGKYAAKQLGITRVDNQPTIFVGDQPFAVIGIIDSVSGRTDLLDSIIVPNGTAQKLYGLETPTSLEVRTAIGAAQLIARQAAIAVDPNKPASLEVDAPPKPGAVRDDVKADVNALFLVLGAVALVVGGLGIANVTLLSVLERVGEIGLRRAIGAARRHIAAQFLVESVLMGLLGGLIGTAAGVLVTVTVSAFRDWTPLLDPRLAIAAPLLGAAIGLLAGTYPAWKASATEPIAALRAGV; this is translated from the coding sequence ATGAGCCAGTTCGGGTTCAAGGTCGGGGGCGAACGCAAGCGCCGGTTGCCGCGGCCGTTCGGCTGGCTGCGAGCGAGGTTCGCCAACGCAAGCGGGACGAAGTCCAGCCGGCTGTCGATGCGGGACCTGTTCGACGAGGCGCTGTCGGGCATCGCGGCCAGGCCGGCGCGGCTCATCCTCACCACGGTCGGCACGGTGCTCGGCATCGCCGCGCTGGTGGCGACGATGGCCGTCGGGCAGACCGCGGCGGGGCAGATCCAGGGCCGGTTCGACGCGGCCGCGGCGACGCGGATCGTGGTGAAGCCGGGTGAGCAGAGCGGGCCGGACGGTCAGACGCAGGCGGCCGGCAAGCTGCCATGGGACGCGCCGGAGCGGGTGAAGCGGCTGAACGGCGTGGCCGCGTCCGGCACGGTGAGTGAGGTCAATCTCGACGGCGAGCTGACGCGGAGCCTGCCGTTCGTCGACCCGAAGAGCGACGACAAGCAGGACGTACCGATGCTCGCCTCGTCGGGTGGGACGTTCGACGCCGTGCACGCGAAGCTGCAGGGCGGCCGGTTCTTCGACGAGGGGCACGACAAGCGCGGCGACCCGGTCGCGCTGCTGGGCAAGTACGCGGCCAAACAGCTCGGGATCACCCGCGTGGACAACCAGCCGACGATCTTCGTCGGGGACCAGCCGTTCGCGGTGATCGGCATCATCGACTCGGTGAGCGGACGCACCGACCTGCTCGACTCGATCATCGTGCCGAACGGGACGGCGCAGAAGCTGTACGGGCTGGAAACCCCTACGTCGTTGGAGGTTCGTACGGCGATCGGCGCGGCCCAGCTGATCGCGCGGCAGGCGGCGATCGCGGTCGACCCGAACAAGCCCGCCTCGTTGGAGGTCGACGCGCCGCCGAAGCCCGGCGCGGTGCGCGACGACGTGAAGGCGGACGTGAACGCGCTGTTCCTCGTGCTCGGCGCGGTGGCCCTGGTAGTCGGCGGGCTGGGGATCGCGAACGTCACGTTGTTGTCGGTGCTGGAACGCGTCGGCGAGATCGGTCTGCGCCGGGCGATCGGAGCGGCGCGAAGACACATCGCGGCACAGTTCCTGGTCGAGTCGGTGCTGATGGGCTTGCTGGGTGGGCTGATCGGTACGGCGGCGGGGGTGCTCGTCACCGTGACGGTGTCGGCGTTCCGCGACTGGACGCCGCTGCTCGATCCGCGGCTGGCGATCGCCGCGCCGCTGCTGGGCGCCGCGATCGGGCTGCTCGCGGGCACGTACCCCGCGTGGAAGGCGTCGGCCACCGAGCCCATCGCGGCACTCCGGGCCGGAGTGTAA
- a CDS encoding DUF1707 SHOCT-like domain-containing protein — translation MTTPDQPGIRASDSERDKVASAIQAATAEGRLTMEEADERLEQLFATKFRHELAQLTSDLPSEAPTPEAPQSADRKPPRMIGRVPLGLAIHGAIVAVWSVLLIVRWSAMDVPFFWPIFPMFWMGVSLLVHAAIRGRRNRWRNWGPPRAAASS, via the coding sequence ATGACCACACCAGACCAGCCCGGGATCCGGGCATCGGACAGCGAACGAGACAAGGTCGCGTCCGCCATCCAGGCCGCGACGGCCGAGGGCCGGCTGACCATGGAGGAGGCCGACGAACGCCTCGAGCAGCTGTTCGCCACCAAGTTCCGCCACGAGCTGGCTCAGCTCACGTCGGATCTCCCGTCCGAAGCACCCACGCCGGAAGCGCCGCAGTCGGCGGACCGCAAACCGCCGCGCATGATCGGCCGCGTCCCGCTCGGCCTCGCCATCCACGGCGCGATCGTCGCGGTGTGGTCGGTGCTGCTGATCGTCCGCTGGTCGGCGATGGACGTGCCGTTCTTCTGGCCGATCTTCCCGATGTTCTGGATGGGCGTGAGCCTGCTGGTCCACGCCGCCATCCGCGGCCGGCGCAACCGCTGGCGGAACTGGGGCCCGCCTCGTGCCGCCGCGTCGTCCTGA